In the genome of Arenicella chitinivorans, the window GAGTTTGGCCTACCAGTTGCATCAGGCCAACCCGGCGTTAGACATTGTGGTGATCGAGCGCAATCAGTTTCCTGTACCGGAAAAAACTGCCAAGGTTGGAGAGTCCACGGTCGAAATAGGCTCGCGCTACCTAAAAAATACCTTGAACATGGGGCAGCATTTCACAGACCGTCATTTGCGAAAGCACGGATTGCGTTGCTTTTTCGGTAACCCGCAGTCGGATTTTAGCCGGCAAGATGAACTCGGTGTCAGTGAGCTATTTGGGATTCCAACCTATCAAATCGATCGGGGTGCGATCGAAAACCACCTGCAACAGGCGCTTGTCGAGCGCGGTGTCACGGTACTCGATGGCGTGACGACATCCTCGTTGGATGTTCGAGAGAAACAAAAGCGCGTCACCGTACAAGGACCCCACGGCGAGCAGGTGATTCAGGCGCCTTGGTTGGTGGATGCTGCTGGCCGGCAGGCACTGGTAAAGCGGCAATTGGGTCTGGCTAAGCCTAACCCGCACAAAGGCAATGCCTTGTGGTTTCGTGTGGATAAACAAATCAAGCTGGATGCCTGGTCAACCGATGCCGATTGGCAGGCGCGTATAAAGCAAGCTAATACACGCTGGCTAAGTACCAATCATTTGATGGGGCCTGGCTATTGGGTCTGGATTATACCGTTGGACAACGGTGCGACCAGTATTGGCGTTGTGATGGACGATCAAGCATTTGAAGCGCACGACTTCTCGACTTTTGCCAATACGCTTGCCTGGCTACAACAACATCATCCACGTTGTGCGGAGGAAATCGCCGATGCCAAGGTGTTAGATTATGTTGTGATCCGCGATTACGCGCAGAGCTGTAAGCAATTATTTTCGGATCAAGGTTGGGGCCTCACTGGTGAGGCCGGCGTGTTTGCCGACCCATTTTATTCGCCAGGCAGTGATTTCATAGCGTTTAATAATTGTTTTTTGACGCAACTGATTAGTGATGATTTTGCCGGCCGCGATATCCGATTACAGAGCCGGTTGTTTGATTCCATTAATCAATCGTTTTTCGACAGCACGTTATCGTTGTACACCGGTGAGTATGGTGGCTTTGGCGATCGACGCATGATGGCCCTCAAATTAGTGTGGGATTATGCCTATTACTGGGGTGTCTTGAGTTTGTTGTTTTTCCGCAATGCGATGACCGACGTCGATCTTATGCGGCAACTCAATCGCCCGTTGAAGCAGGCGCAGATGCTAAATCAATCCGTACAGGCTGCCTTTCGTGAACGCGCCCGTAAACGCCTGGTGTTGCCAACTCAAGGGGTGTTTATGGATCAGTTTACGGTACCGTGCCTGAAACATTTTAATCAGGTACTCGAGTCTGACTCAGACGATACCCTGCAGGACATGGTGGATAACATTGTTTTGCTCGAACAAGTCGCCAAATCTACGCAAGCCATGTTGCAGGATGACGCGTCGAATCACATCAGTGAGAGCGAGCGCGCCGTGTTTGGTGACTACCGGCACGTGGTGTTGGCGTAGTCTATGCGATTTAAGTTGGCTTTGTTTGCTGCGATCGCGATTGCCACCGCAGTCTACCCATTTGTCGTATACACCGGGCTAAACGCCTTTGGTCCGGCCAGCTTGTCGCTGGTTTTGTTTGCTTTGTTGTTGGGTCGGGTGGTTCTTCGTGGCCAATATCGAATGCCGGAGCAATATGCACAGTTAGCCTTGGTAGGGTCACTTTGCCTATTAGCCGCTTGGCGTGACAGCGAGACCATTCTACGCTATTACCCGGTGGCCATGAGTCTGGGGTTTTCAATTTTCTTCGCCATTTCTTTGTGTGCTGAAACCAGCTTGGTTGAGCGCTTTGCAAGTTTGCGCGTCACACGCATTGAGCCGCATCAAAAGCGTTATATGCGAGAGCTGACGAAAGCCTGGAGTCTCCTGTTACTGGTGAATGCTGGGGTGGCGGCGTACACCGCTTGCTGCCTTTCACTGGCGCAATGGACACTTTATAATGGTGCGATTGCCTACATAATATTCGGTTTATTTGCCTTGGCCGAGTTGGTGTTCCGGCATTTCTACAAAAAACGATACGCACAGAATAATCAAAACGAACCGCCAAGTTCGAGTTAACCCATGCCTTCCATCACTCCCGAACAGTTGAACGCGCAGTTAGATGCCGCGCAATGGCCACGTTTTCATGCCCTAGTGCAACGGTCAGATCAGGCGATAATAGAGTTGGAAGTGCCCGACGACTTGCGTTATTTTGCC includes:
- a CDS encoding NAD(P)/FAD-dependent oxidoreductase, coding for MRTLHKDVIVAGGGLAGLSLAYQLHQANPALDIVVIERNQFPVPEKTAKVGESTVEIGSRYLKNTLNMGQHFTDRHLRKHGLRCFFGNPQSDFSRQDELGVSELFGIPTYQIDRGAIENHLQQALVERGVTVLDGVTTSSLDVREKQKRVTVQGPHGEQVIQAPWLVDAAGRQALVKRQLGLAKPNPHKGNALWFRVDKQIKLDAWSTDADWQARIKQANTRWLSTNHLMGPGYWVWIIPLDNGATSIGVVMDDQAFEAHDFSTFANTLAWLQQHHPRCAEEIADAKVLDYVVIRDYAQSCKQLFSDQGWGLTGEAGVFADPFYSPGSDFIAFNNCFLTQLISDDFAGRDIRLQSRLFDSINQSFFDSTLSLYTGEYGGFGDRRMMALKLVWDYAYYWGVLSLLFFRNAMTDVDLMRQLNRPLKQAQMLNQSVQAAFRERARKRLVLPTQGVFMDQFTVPCLKHFNQVLESDSDDTLQDMVDNIVLLEQVAKSTQAMLQDDASNHISESERAVFGDYRHVVLA